Proteins encoded together in one Impatiens glandulifera chromosome 1, dImpGla2.1, whole genome shotgun sequence window:
- the LOC124910239 gene encoding probable BOI-related E3 ubiquitin-protein ligase 3 isoform X1, with product MANHWLQQSIQQQHHQHLVHQSETFKNLYNTNSGQISPPVAYFSGNDLPDQSQHPPYIPQFHVAGLAPYPVPGSDGSDGVPWNYGFEPRKKRLKEQDFFENNSQILPVDFFQTRSVSTGLGLSLDNGRLGSSGDSSFRGIIRNEIDSQLLKHNADIDQYLRVQVEQLRQEILEKVETNQMRTISYVEQKVIEKLRVKEDEVENINKMNMKLEHQIEQFAVEAHMWQQRSEYTENMINELGFSLEQINARTGGDSKEGCGDSEVDDTASCYNDQTRPTTTVTCKICKAKGVCMLLLPCKHLCLCKDCENGIRVCPICQSLKIMSLEVFV from the exons ATGGCTAACCATTGGCTTCAACAATCCATCCAACAGCAACATCATCAGCATCTGGTTCATCAATCAGAAACTTTCAA AAACTTATACAACACAAACAGCGGTCAGATTTCCCCTCCTGTCGCGTACTTCAGCGGAAATGATCTCCCTGATCAATCTCAACATCCTCCTTACATCCCTCAAT TTCATGTCGCTGGTTTAGCTCCTTATCCTGTGCCTGGATCAGATGGAAGCGATGGAGTTCCATGGAATTATGGGTTTGAGCCGAgaaagaagagattgaaagagcaGGATTTCTTTGAGAATAATTCCCAGATTTTACCGGTTGATTTCTTTCAGACACGATCAGTGTCAACTGGGTTAGGTTTGTCTTTGGATAATGGTCGATTGGGTTCATCTGGTGATTCATCATTTCGTGGTATTATTCGTAATGAGATTGATAGTCAGTTGCTCAAACATAATGCTGACATTGATCAATATCTCAGAGTTCAG GTTGAGCAATTGAGGCAAGAAATACTAGAAAAGGTTGAGACAAACCAGATGCGTACAATCTCATATGTCGAACAAAAGGTTATTGAGAAACTGAGAGTAAAAGAAGACGAAGTTGAAAACATCAATAAGATGAATATGAAGCTTGAGCATCAAATTGAACAGTTTGCTGTTGAAGCTCATATGTGGCAGCAAAGGTCTGAGTACACCGAAAACATGATTAATGAACTCGGGTTCAGTCTCGAACAGATTAATGCACGAACAGGAGGAGATAGTAAAGAAGGCTGCGGAGACAGTGAAGTTGACGACACTGCTTCTTGCTACAACGACCAAACGAGGCCTACAACGACGGTGACGTGTAAAATCTGTAAAGCAAAAGGAGTGTGCATGTTATTGCTGCCTTGTAAACATCTTTGCCTTTGTAAAGACTGCGAAAATGGAATTAGGGTTTGCCCCATTTGTCAATCGTTGAAGATTATGAGCCTCGAAGTCTTTGTGTAG
- the LOC124910239 gene encoding probable BOI-related E3 ubiquitin-protein ligase 3 isoform X2, with protein sequence MANHWLQQSIQQQHHQHLVHQSETFKNLYNTNSGQISPPVAYFSGNDLPDQSQHPPYIPQSPYPVPGSDGSDGVPWNYGFEPRKKRLKEQDFFENNSQILPVDFFQTRSVSTGLGLSLDNGRLGSSGDSSFRGIIRNEIDSQLLKHNADIDQYLRVQVEQLRQEILEKVETNQMRTISYVEQKVIEKLRVKEDEVENINKMNMKLEHQIEQFAVEAHMWQQRSEYTENMINELGFSLEQINARTGGDSKEGCGDSEVDDTASCYNDQTRPTTTVTCKICKAKGVCMLLLPCKHLCLCKDCENGIRVCPICQSLKIMSLEVFV encoded by the exons ATGGCTAACCATTGGCTTCAACAATCCATCCAACAGCAACATCATCAGCATCTGGTTCATCAATCAGAAACTTTCAA AAACTTATACAACACAAACAGCGGTCAGATTTCCCCTCCTGTCGCGTACTTCAGCGGAAATGATCTCCCTGATCAATCTCAACATCCTCCTTACATCCCTCAAT CTCCTTATCCTGTGCCTGGATCAGATGGAAGCGATGGAGTTCCATGGAATTATGGGTTTGAGCCGAgaaagaagagattgaaagagcaGGATTTCTTTGAGAATAATTCCCAGATTTTACCGGTTGATTTCTTTCAGACACGATCAGTGTCAACTGGGTTAGGTTTGTCTTTGGATAATGGTCGATTGGGTTCATCTGGTGATTCATCATTTCGTGGTATTATTCGTAATGAGATTGATAGTCAGTTGCTCAAACATAATGCTGACATTGATCAATATCTCAGAGTTCAG GTTGAGCAATTGAGGCAAGAAATACTAGAAAAGGTTGAGACAAACCAGATGCGTACAATCTCATATGTCGAACAAAAGGTTATTGAGAAACTGAGAGTAAAAGAAGACGAAGTTGAAAACATCAATAAGATGAATATGAAGCTTGAGCATCAAATTGAACAGTTTGCTGTTGAAGCTCATATGTGGCAGCAAAGGTCTGAGTACACCGAAAACATGATTAATGAACTCGGGTTCAGTCTCGAACAGATTAATGCACGAACAGGAGGAGATAGTAAAGAAGGCTGCGGAGACAGTGAAGTTGACGACACTGCTTCTTGCTACAACGACCAAACGAGGCCTACAACGACGGTGACGTGTAAAATCTGTAAAGCAAAAGGAGTGTGCATGTTATTGCTGCCTTGTAAACATCTTTGCCTTTGTAAAGACTGCGAAAATGGAATTAGGGTTTGCCCCATTTGTCAATCGTTGAAGATTATGAGCCTCGAAGTCTTTGTGTAG
- the LOC124909556 gene encoding uncharacterized protein LOC124909556, whose product MSNLTKLEFTTLDITRKNYLSWILDAEINLAANGLGNTIKDENTVSDQDKAKSMIFLRRHIHEGLKIEYLTVKDPLALWKNLNEMYDHLKTIILPKAQFEWLHLRLQDFKSESEYNSALFRITSQLKLCGETITDGDMLEKTFSTFHASNVLMQ is encoded by the coding sequence ATGTCGAACCTTACGAAATTAGAGTTCACGACTCTTGACATCACAAGAAAGAATTACCTTTCTTGGATTCTAGATGCTGAAATTAATCTTGCCGCTAATGGTCTTGGAAATACCATCAAAGATGAAAACACTGTGTCCGACCAAGATAAGGCCAAATCAATGATTTTCCTTCGTCGTCATATTCACGAAGGTTTAAAAATTGAGTATCTCACTGTGAAAGATCCATTGGCCCTATGgaaaaatttgaatgaaatgTACGATCATTTAAAAACTATCATTCTTCCAAAAGCTCAATTTGAATGGCTACATTTACGCCTACAAGACTTTAAATCAGAGAGTGAATATAATTCTGCTTTATTTCGGATTACTTCTCAACTCAAACTATGTGGAGAAACTATTACTGACGGAGACATGTTAGAGAAAACATTCTCCACATTTCATGCATCGAATGTGCTCATGCAGTAG
- the LOC124909567 gene encoding heat stress transcription factor B-4-like, translating into MALTTSMDSFENILMFSQKSVPTPFLSKTYQLVDDATTDHIVSWSSEHQHSTFVVWRPPEFARDLLPRFFKHSNFSSFIRQLNTYGFKKIVPERWEFANDFFKKGEKHLLCNIHRRKISSQSQPHVAKSTTQYHFPTNFFLNPSMKIGVGSMQQAAMLSEDNERLRRSNTMLTTELARMKSLYNDIIYFVQNHVKPLAKPSTTTSMIHNRRGNVRPVEDSEGKGCELTKLFGVPLQSKSKKARLIMDKDDDLLLNL; encoded by the exons ATGGCTTTAACTACTAGTATGGATAGCTTTGAAAACATACTAATGTTTTCTCAAAAATCAGTTCCTACTCCATTCTTAAGCAAAACCTATCAACTCGTAGATGATGCAACCACCGACCATATCGTCTCATGGTCGTCCGAACATCAACACTCAACTTTCGTTGTTTGGCGCCCACCCGAATTCGCTCGAGATCTCCTTCCAAGGTTTTTCAAACACAGCAATTTCTCAAGCTTCATTCGTCAACTCAACACCTAC GGTTTTAAAAAGATCGTGCCGGAAAGATGGGAGTTCGCGAATGACTTCTTCAAGAAAGGTGAAAAACATCTCCTTTGCAACATTCACCGTCGTAAAATTTCATCTCAATCTCAACCTCATGTTGCTAAATCCACGACCCAATATCACTTTCCTACTAATTTCTTTCTAAATCCAAGCATGAAGATCGGAGTTGGATCCATGCAGCAGGCAGCTATGTTGTCGGAGGACAACGAGAGGCTCCGTCGTAGCAACACCATGTTGACGACAGAACTTGCCCGCATGAAAAGTCTTTACAATGACATCATTTACTTCGTTCAGAACCATGTAAAGCCTCTTGCCAAACCTAGTACCACGACGTCGATGATACATAACCGTCGTGGAAACGTTAGACCGGTGGAAGATTCCGAAGGCAAAGGGTGTGAATTAACTAAGCTATTTGGGGTCCCATTACAATCGAAATCGAAGAAGGCTCGTTTAATtatggataaagatgatgatttATTGCTAAATCTTTAA
- the LOC124910274 gene encoding uncharacterized protein LOC124910274 codes for MPEIGFDCRRSNYGAGDTSPDSVFFTLGSNFSSLFSSTSGSGERCSFASNAEASQQHLAGHDLRHASSGPDSDLRMLNVDKNSRQWRKVGKADVQKDDSGTETDDSNLILNSGRNSFSQAMRECQDHRVRSDGLKLKEDRNLQMTRVSYSPRLGTNKRELITMSGQTSNLLSPRMTINHRHSSVDTLKGWSSERIPLHGNINRRNGVNGRALPSKWEDAERWIFSPASSDGSNRTSSHQQQPRKPKSKSGPLGPPGTSCYSLFSPAIPMLDGGKVRNLVGGSPFSTGIPSTGGFPTRSNRDVSGNFPARMEPFMARSISIHGCSDAPGGQFLLPGIQDKNLAKDNKQEGIDVYHAGLRKDVSTQMSPERNDHTSSNWELILPPVQPAVSIHEVNDPPLTRARVRDVRVDNNVTKSIRSFKLREPFPEKRSANLDNWNGKNGEDPSYSWNGSKTAKDISIMKRQEAKITAWENLQKAKAEAEIRQLEMKIEKKRSSSMDKILSKLKSAQKKAQSMRSNVSTKHVHRQVTDTSDKNISFRKARKISFFSGCFTCNAAD; via the exons CAGCATTTGGCAGGACATGATTTAAGGCATGCTTCTAGTGGTCCAGATTCAGATCTACGCATGCTTAATGTTGATAAGAACAGTCGTCAATGGAGAAAAGTTGGAAAAGCAGATG TTCAAAAGGATGACAGCGGGACTGAAACTGATGATAGCAATCTAATCTTGAATTCTGGAAGAAACTCATTCTCTCAAGCTATGAGAG AATGTCAAGACCACAGAGTAAGATCTGATGGTCTTAAGTTGAAGGAAGATCGAAACTTACAAATGACCCGTGTGAGTTATTCGCCTCGTTTAGGAACCAATAAGAGGGAGTTAATTACTATGTCTGGCCAGACTAGTAATTTACTTAGTCCTAGGATGACGATAAACCATCGGCATAGTAGTGTGGACACTCTAAAGGGATGGAGCTCAGAGCGTATTCCACTGCATGGAAACATTAACAGGAGGAATGGTGTTAATGGGAGAGCATTGCCATCCAAATGGGAAGATGCTGAGAGGTGGATTTTCAGTCCTGCTTCGAGTGATGGTTCTAATAGGACCTCATCTCATCAGCAGCAGCCAAGGAAGCCCAAATCCAAGAGTGGGCCACTTGGTCCTCCCGGGACTTCATGTTATTCACTATTTTCACCTGCAATTCCCATGTTAGACGGAGGAAAAGTTAGAAATCTTGTGGGAGGATCTCCATTTTCAACTGGAATTCCTAGCACTGGTGGTTTTCCGACTCGCTCCAACAGAGATGTATCTGGAAATTTTCCTGCACGCATGGAACCTTTCATGGCAAGGTCAATTAGCATACATGGTTGCTCGGACGCGCCCGGTGGTCAATTCCTATTACCTGGAATCCAAG ATAAGAACCTTGCTAAAGATAATAAGCAAGAAGGAATTGATGTTTATCATGCTGGTCTAAGAAAGGATGTATCAACTCAGATGAGTCCTGAACGAAATGATCACACGTCTTCTAATTGGGAGTTGATCTTACCACCAGTTCAACCTGCAGTTTCCATCCATGAAGTTAATGATCCTCCTTTAACTAGAGCCAGAGTCAGAGATGTGCGGGTTGACAATAATGTGACCAAGTCAATAAGATCTTTCAAACTAAGAGAACCTTTTCCTGAGAAAAGATCAGCTAATCTGGACAATTGGAATGGGAAAAATGGGGAGGATCCATCTTACTCTTGGAATGGATCAAAAACAGCAAAAGACATTTCCAT AATGAAGAGACAGGAAGCAAAGATTACTGCATGGGAGAACCTACAGAAGGCAAAAGCAGAGGCTGAAATTCGTCAACTAGAG ATGAAAATTGAAAAGAAGAGGTCATCATCTATGGACAAAATTTTAAGCAAACTGAAATCAGCTCAAAAGAAGGCCCAATCAATGAGGAGTAATGTGTCAACAAAACATGTTCATCGTCAAGTTACCGATACATCTGATAAGAACATTTCTTTCCGGAAGGCGCGGAAGATTAGTTTTTTCAGTGGTTGCTTCACCTGCAATGCAGCTGATTAG